The DNA region ACAGTCACGGCTTGTGACTCAGGTTGTTGCTCAACAGATCCTTCCTGCTGGTTGCCATGATCCACACAACTACTCAACAGGAGCGTCAGCAGAAAAACGATCGGCCCGATCAGTGTGCGGTGCTTCTTGTTAACTGATTGCATCTCACATCTCTTTTCAAGGGGTTTTTTCTCATTTATAAGAAACAATAAAATTCAACTAGATGATTGGTTTGCTTACAACAATATCCTTGCCAAAGCAATTTATTTCACTCCTTATTGAAAAATATTGGGATTTGATCTGTTACTCCACCAACCTGCGTTCAATTCGGCTCTTGGATACCAGACAAAGCATGTAGAGGATGATTCCGTAAAAAAGCGTGATGAGTGAAATTGCGACAGCTGGGAAGAGGGTGTCCTGGCTGAGAACACTCTCCATCTCACGGAGTATCAGGATTGCTCCCAAAAAGGTTCCCAGAATTCCCCAGATCAAGGAAAGGTTCCAAAGATCTCGCAGACACAACCTCGTGGGCTCCAATTGGCTTTTATCGATGTTCTTGACACTGCCCAGCAGAGCTTTCTAGCTATTGCCGTAGCTCTTCCAGCCATGCACAGAGATCGTGTAGTAGATGGTGGGCAAGACAACAATGATCAGTGAAGGAATATCGAGGACATACTGGATTTTTTCTGGCATCAGCGCCAAACGCATGAAATCAAACGTACAGGCAATGAAGATCAGCGCGAACCCAAGCAAATGAGCGATTACCATCATCTTTCCCCCTTGATTAAATAGTTTTGGGGGCTGCTTATTGCTCCTGCACTACTGGACCCGAGATGGGGTCCGTTACTCCAAGTTCAGGGCTGATCTCCTCCAGCATGTGCCGGACACTATCCAGAAAGCCGACCATCGCAGGACGTGCATTGATCAGGGACTCCTGGTTGTCCCACTCGCCGACAGAACAATAGGTGAGCTCTCCTGTTTGGATCAGCCTACCCATCTGGTATCCAGACGGTCTTTCGAATTCAGCAAATTTACTGACGATCACGTCTTTAAATTCTGGTTTCACACGAAACCGGACGACGTTCATATATTTCGACAACGTTGTCTCCTAAATGCAGGGACGTCAAAGCCCATTGACATATTCTGTAAATCCAGCTCCCATCGCACCAAACATTTCCTTATCCCACCCGAAAAAGCTTAATATTTGATTAAACGATAAAATCATTTAGTGGGCGCCTGATATCCACTAGACACATCACGCG from SAR324 cluster bacterium includes:
- a CDS encoding MotA/TolQ/ExbB proton channel family protein, with the translated sequence MCLRDLWNLSLIWGILGTFLGAILILREMESVLSQDTLFPAVAISLITLFYGIILYMLCLVSKSRIERRLVE
- a CDS encoding DUF718 domain-containing protein, which encodes MSKYMNVVRFRVKPEFKDVIVSKFAEFERPSGYQMGRLIQTGELTYCSVGEWDNQESLINARPAMVGFLDSVRHMLEEISPELGVTDPISGPVVQEQ